The segment CTAAATATGGCTGCAGCGCAAGGCTCAGGCGGCTTCAACAGCCTGGTAGCCGCCTTGTCACAATTTTGTGTGAGCATCAAGACGCTTGTCCCAATGGCGGCAATGCTCATGATTGTTGGCGCAGGCGCACTTTATGCAGTCGGCCAAATGATGGGCGCTGAGACGAGGGCCCGTGCAAACGTCTGGGCAACCGCAATGCTTATCGGTGCCGTGATTGGCGTCCTGATTGTGGTTATTGCGCCTCCATTCTTGAACTATCTATATGGCGGGGGCAACTCAGTTAGCTGCTAAGCAGGTGCTTTGGGCTTTTGCCCAAACCCCCTCTTTTTTATTCTTCTTTTTCAAATTCTTTCCATGCCCGAATACTCAAGCTTCACCCTCATAGTGCCAACCCTGAATGAGAAAGCCAACATTGGCGTTCTTTTGAGGGAAATAAGGAAACTCTATCCGGGGCTCAAGATAATCGTCTCTGATGACGGCTCAGTTGACGGCACAAAAAAAACTGTTGAGTCGTGCAGGCATTATGGTCGCAATTTGTTATTTCTTGACAGGTCAGGTTCAAGCACCAAAGGGCTTGCTGCAAGCGTGCTTGATGGTGTGGCAGCTTGCAAGACGCCTTACTTTATTGTAATGGATGGGGACATGCAGCACCCGCCTGAGGCTGTTGATGATATTATTCATGCATTTGAGTCTTCCAACCACCCTGATTTGGTTGTCGCTTGTCGTGCAAGTGTAAATGGCTGGCCAGCCCACCGCAGGCTTATGAGTCTTGCTGCAAGTGCAATAGGCGCGGTTTCTCTTGCAGTCAGGGGCAGGCAAAGCGACTTTGATGTTCTTTCCGGGTTTTTTGGCATGAAAAAAACAGCCTTTGAAAAACTTTCCGCAGCAAGGATAAACAAAAGCGGCTATAAGCTCCTTTTTGACATTGCAAAGCAGCTTCCCGCCCAAACTAAAATTTCAAAAATCTACTATGTGTTTGGCGCGCGCGGGTCAGGCAAGTCAAAAATCGGCCTGAAGCACATTGTCGCCTACCTCAAATCCACAATCACCTAAATTAATGGTTAAATGCAAGCCAGCCCGTGATAAATAAATATTTGTTCCAGTTGTGTATTCCAATGCTTCCCCCATCCCTCAAGTCAAGGCAGTTCCTGGCGCTTCTTGCATTTTTTCTTGTTTCAAGGCTTTTCCTCTCAGTTATTTTTCCATTTTTTATCGGTGATGAAGCCAACTATGCCAATGCATACGCCGAGTTTGCCAAGTCTGGAAGGCCTGATGTATATGGCGAGCTTGTGATTAAACCTGCTGGCATGTTTGTTCTCTCTGCACCATTCCTGTCAATATTCCTTCCACTCTCGGCAGCATTCTCGCTGCCAATCGAAGTCCCCTTCAGGATAACCTCAATCATTTTTGGCGCGCTGGCTCTTGCAGTTCTCTTTCTTATCCTCGAACATCTGACCAAGTCAAGAACAGGGGCCGCGGCCGGAGCCTTGTTTTTCTCAATCACCCCAAATTTTTCCCTTATATCCTTTTACTATTCCCCAGACATTTTCTTTCTCCTGGCGCTTTTCCTTGCGCTCCATCAACTCGTCTCAAACCAGACAAAAGGCGGCTCGATTGCAGCCGGCCTTCTAACCGGGCTTGCATTTTACATAAAAATGCAGCAGATTGCGCTGTTTTTTGCGGTTCTTGTCCCCTTTATGCTGCTGCGCCAAAAAATTAGGATTGACTACTTTGCCTATGCTGCCGTATCGGTCGTTCTGGCCATACTGGTTTCAGCTATTCCATACTACCCAAACAGGCTCACGCAATTATGGCTTCTTGTCCAAACAGAGTTTTTCACCAGGCTCAGCCCAGATGCGGCATCCGCGGCATTTTCCTTTGCCTCGGGCCTTCAAATCCACCTGGGGGTGTTAGTGCTCCTGTCGTCCATTCTTTTTATAAAGCGCGAAGCGCTCAAGGGGCATCTGTTCGAAGTTAGTCAAATTATCCTGCTCTTCTCATTTTTTGTTCTCAACTCTTTCTATTACACGGCAATCCTGTTTTTCGGACCTGCCCTTCTTGTTGCATCGGCTTTGTGTGCAGCCAAAAAGGCAGACGCAATGGCTTTGGGCATTCTTCTGCTGCTTTGCGCGCTCTTCAGCCTCAACACACTTTACTACGCATCCTTTGACTCCAGATATGATTTCCCGTCGCAAAAACAATTAGGGCTCTTCCTTGCAGGCAAATATCCCCTGACTATCCTTGCCGCAAAGCCGAACATGGCAATCTGGAGCTACTACACAAATCATTATTCAAATACAAGTTCCCCTGCTCTTCTTGCCAACATGCGCATGACAGTGCTTCCATACAAATTTTTTGCCGAAGGCGCTGGAGGCAGCAAACAAAATAATGGCTATGGAATGTCACCCAGAATCCATGCTATTTACACAAGCCAGTCGGATTCGCAGGAAACCGTCATGCGAAAAATCAACACTTTCAATGACACGTATCTTGTTGTTGAAAAAAGCCATCTAGATTATTTTGCAGGCCAAGTGCCGGAGGGCTACCTCAAGGCAGCATCGTTTGGCGAGCGGCCGGGTTTTGTTGTTTTTGAGAAAACTGCACGGTGAGGCTATGAAGCGCATTGACTATGAAAAAATGGCCCGGGTGCAAAACACCAACTGGTGGTTTGTTTCAAGGCAGCTTTTGCTCTGCCAGCTAGTCCAGTCAATAACCCCAAAAAAGCAAAAGACGGTGATTTTGGAAATCGGCTGTGGCACCGGCTCTAATCTATCCAAACTTTCATCTTTTGGCAAGGCCATTGGGCTTGACAACTCAAAAATAGCCCTCTCATTTTGCCGCAACCAGGGTCTGGATGCGCGGCTTGGGGATGCACTGGACCTGCCGTTCAAGGATAACTTTGCCGATATAGTCGTCTATGCCGATGTTCTTGAGCACATTGCAGACGACAAAAGAGCCGTGGCGCAGGCATACAGGGTGCTCAAGCCCGGGGGCTATTTAATAGCCACGGTTCCTGCATACCCGTGGCTGTTTTCCCTTCATGATATTGCGGTAGGCCACAAGCGAAGGCACACCACAAAATCCATTGCAGGCCTCCTTTCAATGTTTGAAATACTCAGGTGCTCCCATTTTTTCTCATATGCCCTTTTTCCCGCAGTTGCCGCAAGGCTTGTAAAAAAACTTGCAAGTGTGGAAGGCTCTGACGATTTCTCGGTTCCAGGCCCAGTCAATTCCCTTCTCCTGTCTCTTTCTGCCGCCGAGCGCAAGGCTATTTCAATGGGGGCTTCAATTCCCGTTGGCACAAGCATTATCTGCGTTGCCAGGAAAAAACCCTGACTTTCGCAGCCTGTATTTGGCAAGCGCCACTGCCATGTTCTTTGTATCCTTGAATATGCTAAAAGTCGTGTCCTTTTGCTCGTCCCAAAAAACTGGCACTTCACATATTTTTTTTCCTGCGTCCAGTGCCTCAAGCAAAAACTCCGTGTCCCAGAACCACCACTTATCCTTAACTTTCCTGCTCACATCCAAAAACACATCCCGCCTGTAAGCCTTGAATCCGCACTGGTAGTCCGTAATATTTGCGCCAAAAAGCAAGTTGATTAGTTTGAGGTAACAAAAACTCAAAGCCCATCGCAGCGGCTTTCTGTTCGCCTTTGCCCCACTGGCATATCTGGAACCTATTACCACGTCATTGTCATCAAGCAACCGTATGAGGCCTGCAAGCGCCTCAAGCTGCGTTGCCAGGTCGGCGTCAAAATATACAATTTTTTCAGCCTTGGTGTTTTTGCATGCAAGTTCTATGGCTGCGCCCTTGCCAAGGCGGGTTTTGCTGCTCAATACCAGTATCCCGTTCTGTGAAGCCCTTATTCTTTCCAAAAGTCCCGCAGTCCCATCAGTGCTCCCATCCTCTGAAATTATTATTTCATAATCCCCTTCCCCAAGCCTGCGCATGTGGCTTCGGATGCTTTTTATTGAGCGCTCAAGGTAGCTAGTGCCATTGTGGACAGGCAGTATTATCGCAATCTTGGCTTTTCTTCCCATGTTCATAACCTTCCAATAAAATATGCGTCTCTTCCGGGCACCGGCCTCCTGTCATTTATCCGCAAGCTATCCAGTGCCCTCTCTTTTATATGCAACAAGCCTCTGCCCGAATTCCCTGTCAAGCCTATATCCAAATCCTTCAACTATGCTTTTTGGGACTTCGGATGCAAGTATATAATCTGCCTTGAACTCATTGCACTCCATCAAAAACGGCCGAGTCTCCCAGAAAACATCCCCGAAATTCCTTGTAAAATTGAATTTTTCAGGCTTGTTTGCAAGCACCTCGCTGACAAACTCCCTGTTTTCATAAAGCCGCAGGTTGCCTTTCCCCAATACTCCCATGCAAACGTTGCTAAAACTTTCCTTTCCAATTTGCAAGCTTCCTTCCGCCCTTTCAGTTTCAAGCTTGTAAAACACTGCCCCAGGCGCATATGTCCCTATAAAATACACGTTTCCCTTTCCGGCAAGATAAACTCCAGCATCCCTTTCCCATGCCCGTTCATAGGCTGTCGCATAAGCCAGGGCAGCGTACACAAAACTAATCAATATGCAAATTGCAAGTGCGACTGCTGCAATGGCGTCAAGTTTTCCTTTTGCGTCAATAAATACGACTGCGCCGACAACCGCCACCGCCGGAAGCGCTGGCAGCAGATACCAGGGCATTCCGGTGTTTGAGCCCCAAATCAAAACAGGCAGAAGCGACAGCCAGACGAGCAGGAAAGGGTCAAACCCAGGCAATTTTTTCCACAAGCCGTAAAGGAAAAATCCGGTAAAAGGAAGCCCCTCCATTAAAAAATATCCAAGGGCCCTGAGCATTGAGGTTGCAAAGGGCTTTTCCTGCAAATCAAACTTCTGGAGAAAAGTCGAGGCATCTGAGCCAAGAAGGCTGCTTTGGGACAG is part of the Candidatus Parvarchaeota archaeon genome and harbors:
- a CDS encoding glycosyltransferase gives rise to the protein MPEYSSFTLIVPTLNEKANIGVLLREIRKLYPGLKIIVSDDGSVDGTKKTVESCRHYGRNLLFLDRSGSSTKGLAASVLDGVAACKTPYFIVMDGDMQHPPEAVDDIIHAFESSNHPDLVVACRASVNGWPAHRRLMSLAASAIGAVSLAVRGRQSDFDVLSGFFGMKKTAFEKLSAARINKSGYKLLFDIAKQLPAQTKISKIYYVFGARGSGKSKIGLKHIVAYLKSTIT
- a CDS encoding class I SAM-dependent methyltransferase, whose product is MKRIDYEKMARVQNTNWWFVSRQLLLCQLVQSITPKKQKTVILEIGCGTGSNLSKLSSFGKAIGLDNSKIALSFCRNQGLDARLGDALDLPFKDNFADIVVYADVLEHIADDKRAVAQAYRVLKPGGYLIATVPAYPWLFSLHDIAVGHKRRHTTKSIAGLLSMFEILRCSHFFSYALFPAVAARLVKKLASVEGSDDFSVPGPVNSLLLSLSAAERKAISMGASIPVGTSIICVARKKP
- a CDS encoding glycosyltransferase, producing MNMGRKAKIAIILPVHNGTSYLERSIKSIRSHMRRLGEGDYEIIISEDGSTDGTAGLLERIRASQNGILVLSSKTRLGKGAAIELACKNTKAEKIVYFDADLATQLEALAGLIRLLDDNDVVIGSRYASGAKANRKPLRWALSFCYLKLINLLFGANITDYQCGFKAYRRDVFLDVSRKVKDKWWFWDTEFLLEALDAGKKICEVPVFWDEQKDTTFSIFKDTKNMAVALAKYRLRKSGFFPGNADNACANGN